The Lactobacillus sp. CBA3605 genome contains a region encoding:
- a CDS encoding transcriptional regulator GutM, whose translation MSPMLMIGFILVAAFLLQGVLGFFQIRNFAHQYRLLRQQGKVLIGKNPRKIQAGSLILMAIDQDGNIQSAQLLQGVTVFAHFRPVKALAGQNIAVLVADYTQLHQFKRLTRQCIQNAYKNFIDYRTGHLTTEAFDTHVNIFSLPLVDQVKAQGSQMLGTLKRHFVRG comes from the coding sequence ATGTCACCAATGTTGATGATTGGTTTTATCTTAGTTGCTGCATTTTTATTACAAGGTGTCTTGGGTTTCTTTCAAATTCGAAATTTTGCACATCAATATCGACTGTTAAGACAACAAGGTAAAGTTTTAATCGGTAAGAATCCACGTAAGATTCAAGCCGGAAGCTTGATCTTAATGGCAATTGACCAAGATGGCAATATTCAATCGGCGCAATTATTACAGGGCGTGACAGTTTTTGCCCACTTTCGGCCGGTTAAAGCATTAGCAGGGCAAAATATTGCCGTATTAGTGGCCGACTACACACAGCTGCATCAATTTAAACGTTTGACACGGCAATGTATTCAAAATGCGTATAAAAATTTTATCGATTATCGAACAGGTCATTTAACGACGGAAGCGTTTGATACCCACGTTAATATTTTTTCATTGCCATTAGTTGATCAAGTGAAAGCACAAGGGAGCCAAATGTTGGGAACCC
- a CDS encoding HTH domain-containing protein translates to MDNQDFRLLNYLVANDSVQMAELLAHEHVSKRTMHKYIQNLNDDLEGIAEVRQKQQRFFLQVNDYQQLAQLQTSQLKQKLDFNDPDKRQAYIVNQLIQATSYVTLDALAESLSISKPTLTRDITSLRRKLSQYRATIESMTNNGIRLVFNDEYHVPIVIEQLVYDYYPVTTLPIKSRLAELRNTCNELQLTSHISAQIERKVVADYLAFNGGHQLTKPIPHFQPLWQHSEAVQELAATIEFVLNRPIAEAEMTYLLAPLTFQTNELLSDELVAKQVATNQQLFRTVAQTAALNVQFDFTHFYQQIKYHLLFLINRAIFQVSSTALLPENVANQYPVANDLAVLTIQTLEQTLSTSINPIEISYLTIYFEMELEENQSALKNTVAVAMVGAIGKNVTRFIEHRLNAIFEGSVTITVFNDVTALKSQHQHFLLIFTNGPINYDDGVSSIVRISTVFRADELQSKLQVSLIEKAIKNQQCDFSYQILDDQDGYLVATQKMIEQKIAVGKLNKTFLKDWQLREQKSSCVFEGGVAIPHVIDHTNQHRILISVGVFDHEIEYQDRKVRLVFLIGIPAEVDQSLSRVLSEVYDFIFSIAKNQGVYHNLLNYDPSRPLIQITEGI, encoded by the coding sequence TTGGATAATCAAGATTTTCGTTTATTAAATTACTTGGTGGCTAATGATTCAGTCCAGATGGCTGAATTACTTGCCCACGAGCACGTTTCTAAACGGACGATGCACAAGTATATTCAAAATTTGAATGATGATCTTGAAGGAATTGCAGAAGTTCGACAAAAACAGCAGCGCTTTTTCTTACAAGTTAATGATTATCAGCAGTTAGCACAATTACAAACTAGTCAGTTAAAACAAAAGTTGGATTTTAACGATCCAGATAAGCGTCAGGCATATATCGTGAATCAATTGATTCAAGCAACTAGTTACGTTACTTTAGATGCTCTGGCTGAATCGCTGTCGATTAGTAAGCCGACGCTAACCCGTGATATTACGAGTTTACGGAGAAAATTAAGTCAATATCGAGCTACGATTGAATCGATGACCAATAATGGTATTCGGTTAGTTTTTAATGATGAGTATCATGTGCCAATTGTGATTGAACAGCTTGTCTATGATTATTATCCAGTGACGACGTTACCAATAAAGTCACGATTGGCGGAGTTACGTAATACTTGTAATGAACTACAGCTGACGAGTCATATTAGTGCTCAAATTGAGCGCAAAGTCGTTGCTGATTATCTGGCTTTTAATGGGGGACATCAGCTCACAAAACCGATTCCTCATTTCCAGCCGCTGTGGCAACATAGTGAAGCTGTCCAAGAATTAGCGGCGACCATTGAGTTTGTTTTGAATCGGCCAATTGCTGAAGCTGAGATGACCTATTTACTGGCGCCCTTAACCTTTCAAACCAATGAGTTATTATCCGATGAGTTAGTAGCTAAGCAGGTGGCTACCAACCAGCAATTATTCCGTACAGTCGCCCAAACGGCGGCTTTGAATGTTCAATTTGATTTTACGCACTTTTATCAACAAATTAAGTATCATTTACTATTTTTAATTAATCGAGCAATCTTTCAGGTAAGCTCAACTGCTTTATTACCTGAAAATGTCGCTAATCAGTATCCCGTGGCTAATGATTTAGCGGTTCTGACGATTCAAACGCTGGAACAAACGTTGTCAACGTCCATTAATCCAATTGAAATTAGTTATTTAACAATTTATTTTGAAATGGAATTAGAAGAAAATCAAAGCGCATTAAAAAATACTGTCGCAGTTGCGATGGTGGGTGCGATTGGAAAAAATGTGACGCGCTTTATTGAACACCGATTGAATGCTATTTTTGAAGGATCAGTTACGATTACAGTGTTCAATGATGTAACCGCTTTAAAGTCGCAACATCAACATTTCTTATTAATTTTTACCAATGGCCCAATCAATTATGATGATGGGGTATCGTCGATTGTCCGAATTAGCACAGTCTTTCGTGCAGATGAGTTGCAAAGTAAATTACAAGTTTCTTTGATTGAAAAGGCGATTAAAAATCAACAATGTGACTTTAGCTATCAAATTTTAGATGATCAAGATGGGTATTTAGTCGCAACGCAAAAAATGATCGAACAAAAAATTGCAGTTGGAAAATTAAACAAAACTTTTTTAAAAGACTGGCAATTGCGAGAACAAAAATCGTCATGTGTCTTTGAAGGTGGCGTGGCCATTCCACATGTGATTGATCATACCAATCAGCACCGAATCCTGATTAGCGTTGGTGTTTTTGACCATGAAATTGAGTACCAAGATCGAAAAGTACGCCTAGTCTTCTTAATTGGGATTCCGGCTGAAGTTGATCAATCGCTGAGTCGGGTACTATCAGAAGTCTATGATTTTATTTTTTCAATCGCAAAAAATCAAGGCGTTTATCATAATCTATTGAATTACGATCCTAGTCGACCATTGATTCAAATTACGGAGGGAATTTAA
- a CDS encoding SDR family oxidoreductase gives MSEDWLELVNRVMIVTGGSSGIGDAIVQELIGHGAQVINADLKAGEFKADKLTFIKTDVTSKVAVASLVQQVIDQFGRIDGLVNNAGINLPRLLVDNQMPASQYELDEGAFDKMFAVNVKSVFLMSQAVGHYMAKQKQGVIVNMSSEAGLEGSQGQSIYSSTKGAINGLTRSWAKELGEFNIRVVGVAPGIMEATGLRTPAYEEALAYTRHKTVADLRAGYKSTTTTPLGRSGHLVEVADLVSYFLSTRASYITGVTTNVAGGKSRG, from the coding sequence ATGTCAGAAGATTGGTTAGAATTAGTAAACCGGGTCATGATTGTTACCGGAGGCTCATCTGGAATTGGGGATGCCATTGTTCAAGAATTAATTGGTCATGGCGCTCAAGTTATTAATGCTGATTTAAAGGCTGGTGAATTTAAAGCCGATAAGTTAACCTTTATTAAGACGGATGTGACTTCAAAAGTGGCGGTCGCCAGTTTAGTTCAACAAGTCATTGACCAGTTTGGTAGAATTGATGGGTTAGTAAATAATGCTGGGATTAATTTACCACGACTATTAGTCGACAATCAAATGCCAGCAAGTCAGTACGAATTGGATGAAGGGGCCTTTGATAAGATGTTTGCTGTTAATGTTAAGAGTGTCTTCTTGATGTCACAGGCAGTTGGACATTATATGGCCAAGCAAAAGCAAGGTGTCATTGTGAATATGTCATCTGAGGCTGGGTTAGAAGGGTCACAGGGTCAAAGTATTTATTCAAGTACTAAGGGCGCTATTAATGGGTTAACGCGTTCTTGGGCGAAAGAATTGGGTGAATTTAATATTCGTGTTGTTGGGGTTGCACCAGGCATTATGGAAGCAACTGGGTTACGAACACCGGCATATGAAGAAGCACTAGCCTATACACGGCATAAGACTGTTGCGGATTTAAGAGCTGGGTATAAGAGTACGACTACCACACCGTTGGGTCGTAGTGGACATCTAGTTGAAGTTGCTGATTTAGTCAGTTACTTCCTATCCACACGTGCTAGCTATATTACGGGTGTTACCACGAATGTTGCGGGTGGTAAGTCGCGCGGATGA
- a CDS encoding DNA translocase FtsK: MARKQQTTKKRRPARTKKTNRTVQRQMTGNIIGFVGSLITVLALFKLGLIGVFFIECFRLVAGDAYQVLAILTLGLMGYLTIFGRLPRIGWRWWTGLNLIGFSYLLLLEIPMFNQLNRHTDFWSITWHLIKNDFAKGGVSVHLGGGLVGAAGYSVTYPLVANLGTVLVALILIVAGVFIAFNLPFHQTMIAVRKALIISGTHLKDAYETIAHYSRIQIARWRAQRQVKANQQAAAAEKQPPVAPKPAPVVTTPASAASTEPMKIVVASEQEAPIAKTAAPVEPDLQGLETVDETNYQLPSSALLTKIPKTDQSAEYATIESNSKKLKETLASFGVSVEVKNVSLGPSVTKYELHPAVGVKVSKVVNLADDLALALAAKDLRIEAPIPGKSLIGIEVPNKQVSTVSFRDIVEAQPAHPTKPLEVPLGRDVSGNLVTADLSKMPHLLIAGSTGSGKSVAINVMITGLLMTTKPSQVKFMLIDPKKVELGIYNGIPHLLTPVVTEPKKAARALHKVVAEMERRYELFADSKQRNLQGYNQYIRQQNAADDKNRPVLPYIVVIVDELADLMMVTSSEVEDAIIRLGQMARAAGIHMILATQRPSVDVITGLIKANVPSRMAFAVSSGTDSRTIIDSNGAEKLLGRGDMLYQPMGMNKPLRVQGAYVSDHDVEEVINYIKAQQSADYDESMLVKDDEPSEGSDPRDGEDAYYADAVELVTEQQSASVSMLQRRFRIGYNRAARIVDEMEERGVVGPSEGSKARQVYRQAPADDSAPTSDEP, from the coding sequence GTGGCACGAAAGCAACAAACAACTAAAAAGCGTCGGCCAGCCCGGACTAAAAAAACAAATCGGACCGTACAGCGACAAATGACCGGCAATATTATTGGGTTTGTCGGCAGTTTGATTACCGTACTGGCGCTGTTTAAGCTTGGTCTAATTGGTGTCTTCTTTATAGAATGTTTTCGGTTAGTTGCCGGGGATGCTTATCAGGTGCTGGCAATTCTGACACTGGGCTTGATGGGTTATTTAACGATTTTTGGCCGATTGCCCCGAATTGGCTGGCGTTGGTGGACTGGGCTGAACTTAATCGGGTTTAGCTATTTACTCTTATTAGAAATCCCCATGTTTAATCAGCTTAATCGACATACTGATTTTTGGTCGATTACATGGCACTTAATTAAGAATGATTTTGCTAAGGGTGGTGTATCTGTACACCTTGGTGGCGGCCTAGTTGGTGCAGCAGGATACAGTGTAACATATCCATTAGTGGCCAATTTAGGAACGGTGTTAGTCGCGCTTATTTTAATCGTCGCCGGGGTCTTTATTGCCTTTAATTTACCTTTTCATCAGACGATGATAGCGGTTCGAAAGGCATTAATCATCAGCGGTACTCATCTAAAAGATGCTTACGAAACGATAGCGCATTATAGTCGGATTCAGATTGCGCGTTGGCGGGCACAACGCCAAGTTAAGGCCAACCAACAAGCGGCTGCAGCTGAAAAGCAACCACCCGTGGCCCCAAAACCAGCACCAGTCGTGACTACACCAGCTAGTGCGGCATCGACTGAGCCAATGAAAATTGTGGTAGCTAGTGAACAAGAAGCACCAATCGCTAAAACGGCAGCACCAGTTGAGCCAGATTTACAGGGACTGGAGACAGTTGATGAGACAAATTATCAGTTACCATCGTCAGCGCTGTTGACGAAAATCCCGAAAACTGATCAAAGTGCTGAATATGCCACAATTGAAAGCAATTCGAAAAAATTAAAAGAGACTTTGGCTAGTTTTGGTGTCAGTGTTGAAGTGAAAAACGTTAGCTTAGGGCCTTCTGTCACTAAGTATGAACTACACCCCGCAGTTGGGGTTAAAGTTAGCAAGGTTGTTAACCTAGCTGACGACTTGGCATTAGCGTTGGCAGCGAAAGACTTGCGAATTGAAGCACCGATTCCGGGAAAGTCGCTGATTGGGATTGAAGTTCCAAACAAACAGGTTTCGACAGTCTCATTTCGCGATATTGTCGAAGCTCAACCAGCACATCCAACGAAACCGTTAGAGGTACCGTTGGGACGCGATGTGTCAGGTAATTTAGTTACCGCAGATTTATCGAAAATGCCGCATTTGTTAATTGCTGGCTCGACCGGGAGTGGGAAGTCAGTGGCAATCAATGTCATGATTACCGGTCTCTTGATGACTACCAAACCGAGCCAAGTCAAGTTCATGCTGATTGACCCTAAAAAAGTTGAGTTGGGGATTTATAATGGGATTCCACATTTACTAACCCCGGTCGTGACGGAACCGAAAAAAGCGGCACGGGCGTTGCATAAGGTTGTCGCTGAAATGGAACGGCGGTATGAGTTGTTTGCTGATTCCAAACAACGTAACCTGCAAGGCTATAATCAGTATATTCGACAACAAAATGCGGCTGATGATAAAAATCGGCCCGTACTCCCTTATATTGTCGTGATTGTGGATGAATTAGCTGATTTGATGATGGTCACGTCTAGTGAAGTTGAAGATGCAATTATTCGGCTTGGTCAGATGGCACGAGCGGCAGGTATTCACATGATCCTAGCTACGCAACGTCCCTCGGTTGACGTTATTACGGGTCTTATTAAAGCGAACGTCCCATCACGAATGGCATTTGCTGTTTCAAGTGGGACGGATTCGCGGACGATTATTGATAGTAATGGGGCAGAAAAACTATTGGGTCGCGGGGACATGTTGTATCAACCAATGGGCATGAATAAACCATTGCGGGTCCAAGGAGCCTACGTTTCGGATCATGATGTTGAAGAAGTTATTAATTATATCAAGGCACAGCAAAGTGCAGATTATGATGAAAGTATGCTCGTTAAAGATGATGAACCAAGTGAGGGGAGTGATCCTCGTGATGGTGAAGATGCATACTATGCCGATGCGGTTGAATTAGTGACGGAACAGCAGTCGGCCAGTGTATCGATGCTGCAACGACGTTTTAGAATTGGTTATAATCGGGCGGCGCGAATTGTTGATGAGATGGAAGAACGTGGCGTGGTAGGACCTTCTGAAGGTAGTAAGGCGCGCCAGGTTTATCGGCAAGCCCCAGCGGATGATTCGGCGCCAACTTCTGATGAACCATAA
- a CDS encoding RNA-guided endonuclease TnpB family protein yields MTLWAIKTRIYPQIDQKKKIINNFGCCRFVWNQLLSMQIERHNNGGDYVNEFGMNYLIKCLKQEYPFLKQAESTSLLHVSRDLHHAFQKLFQEHTGFPKFKSRKFPKQSYRSNSVNHNISQISQHYIKLPKLGRLAFKSGRQLTGKIKNVTIRLSATGKYYAILLVDNDVQNLPKTKQSVGIDMGVADLMITSDGVKYPTIRFDKALSRKKHYWEKRLARRRLQAMKEIAWDKHNQVLEPRELIDFSNHRKARIMVAKYNEKIANQRNNYLHQLTKKLVTLYDVIKIEDLKTKNLLSNHQLARAIANQAWRELRTQLEYKCAWYGKRLVTVNPRKTSQICADCGYDDGKHLLSIRQWTCPKCGVNHDRDINAAKNILNA; encoded by the coding sequence ATGACGCTATGGGCGATTAAAACAAGGATCTATCCCCAAATTGACCAAAAGAAAAAAATCATTAACAATTTTGGCTGCTGTCGTTTCGTTTGGAACCAGTTATTAAGCATGCAGATTGAGCGTCATAACAACGGTGGAGATTACGTCAATGAATTTGGTATGAATTATCTGATTAAGTGCCTCAAACAGGAATACCCTTTTCTTAAACAAGCCGAATCAACCAGTCTTTTACATGTTAGCCGTGACTTGCATCATGCTTTTCAGAAGTTATTTCAGGAGCACACTGGTTTTCCGAAGTTCAAATCGCGTAAATTCCCCAAACAGAGTTATCGATCTAATTCAGTCAATCATAATATTAGTCAAATCAGTCAACACTATATCAAATTACCAAAATTAGGCCGTCTTGCATTTAAGTCTGGCCGACAACTCACCGGTAAGATTAAAAATGTCACAATCCGTTTATCCGCTACCGGCAAATATTACGCTATTTTGTTAGTTGATAATGACGTACAAAATCTGCCTAAAACTAAGCAATCGGTGGGGATTGACATGGGTGTTGCGGATTTAATGATTACCAGTGATGGTGTCAAATATCCCACTATTCGCTTTGACAAAGCCTTATCGCGAAAGAAACATTATTGGGAAAAACGGTTAGCCCGACGTCGGTTACAAGCCATGAAAGAAATTGCGTGGGATAAACACAATCAAGTCTTAGAACCGCGTGAATTAATCGATTTCAGTAATCATCGCAAGGCACGTATCATGGTTGCTAAATATAACGAAAAGATCGCTAACCAGCGGAATAACTATTTACATCAACTCACTAAGAAACTAGTAACGCTCTACGATGTGATTAAAATCGAAGATTTGAAAACCAAAAATCTTCTCAGCAATCATCAGCTCGCTCGCGCAATTGCCAATCAAGCTTGGCGTGAACTACGCACGCAGCTTGAATATAAATGTGCTTGGTATGGTAAACGGTTGGTCACTGTGAACCCTCGAAAAACTAGTCAAATCTGTGCTGACTGTGGTTACGATGATGGTAAGCATCTACTATCTATCCGGCAATGGACATGTCCAAAGTGTGGTGTTAACCATGATCGGGATATTAACGCCGCCAAAAACATATTGAATGCTTAA
- a CDS encoding tRNA (cytidine(34)-2'-O)-methyltransferase: MTNHIALFEPLMPANTGNIARTCAGTDTALHLIEPLGFKVDDKHLKRAGLDYWDSVDITYHADLPAFLASIPDLDQLYIVSKFATHDYTDVDYHDTTKDHYFLFGKETTGLPEPFMRQYPEKAIRIPQDDSHIRALNLSNSAAIVIYEALRQQNFLSLERSHRYEDDKLK, from the coding sequence TTGACAAATCATATTGCCTTATTTGAACCATTGATGCCAGCTAACACTGGTAATATTGCTCGAACTTGTGCCGGTACGGATACGGCCCTGCATTTAATTGAACCACTGGGCTTCAAAGTTGATGATAAACACCTCAAACGTGCTGGATTAGATTACTGGGATAGTGTAGATATTACTTATCATGCTGATTTACCGGCCTTTTTAGCTAGTATTCCGGATTTGGACCAGTTATACATTGTCTCAAAATTTGCAACCCATGATTACACGGATGTTGATTACCATGATACGACTAAAGATCATTATTTCTTGTTTGGCAAGGAAACGACTGGTCTACCCGAACCCTTTATGCGCCAATATCCAGAAAAAGCGATTCGGATTCCCCAAGATGATTCACATATTCGGGCATTGAATTTATCTAATTCAGCAGCTATCGTCATCTATGAAGCATTGCGGCAACAAAACTTTTTGAGTCTGGAACGGTCGCACCGTTATGAGGATGATAAATTAAAGTAA
- a CDS encoding NAD(P)-dependent oxidoreductase: MKIMIIGATGMTGSALVTTALDRGHQVLAVARSAEKLAALPAHANLTTQVKDAFSLTKADLSAVDIVVDAMASAPDHAYLHVDLATKLVATLRQTTAPRLVFILGAGSLTTGDDHHLVVRDIESDPANDAFVAIPKNQLSELTFLRTVTNVSWVGISPAADFHDGPATPAIIGTDTLLVNAQGQSVTTSGTMAVAVLDEIEHPQHHQTRFTVANQ, encoded by the coding sequence ATGAAAATTATGATTATCGGCGCCACCGGTATGACCGGAAGTGCCTTAGTTACAACCGCCCTTGACCGTGGCCATCAAGTTTTGGCCGTGGCCCGTTCCGCTGAAAAGTTAGCCGCCCTACCGGCACATGCTAACTTAACGACACAAGTTAAAGATGCCTTTAGCCTAACTAAGGCCGACCTCTCAGCAGTTGATATCGTCGTTGATGCCATGGCAAGCGCCCCCGACCATGCATACTTACACGTGGACTTAGCCACTAAACTGGTTGCCACTTTACGGCAAACGACGGCACCACGCTTAGTCTTTATTTTAGGTGCCGGAAGCTTAACAACTGGCGATGACCATCATTTAGTTGTTCGTGATATTGAAAGTGACCCTGCTAATGATGCCTTTGTTGCAATTCCTAAAAATCAGTTGAGCGAACTTACCTTCTTACGGACAGTCACCAACGTGAGCTGGGTCGGGATTTCACCAGCCGCTGACTTTCATGATGGCCCGGCAACTCCAGCTATCATTGGGACCGACACGTTACTCGTTAACGCGCAAGGTCAATCAGTCACAACAAGTGGGACCATGGCTGTTGCAGTCTTAGATGAAATTGAACACCCACAACACCATCAAACTCGTTTTACAGTTGCTAATCAGTAA
- the brnQ gene encoding branched-chain amino acid transport system II carrier protein, whose protein sequence is MQNRLTGRQLLFISTMLFGLFFGAGNLIFPIYLGQQAGQHVGPAIIGLLITGIGLPLLGVIGIGLTRSAGVFALATKVSRPYAYIFTILLYFTLGPLFAMPRLATTAFQIGLVPFLTKSQQSWALLAFSLGFFGVTWGLARNPGQIMTYIGKWLTPIFLLLLGSLMLVALVKPLGNFNVVAQGAYVTHPILTGFTEGYNTMDALAALAFGIIVVDAIRGLGVTEPKQIATDTIKAGLISMALMALIYTLLAVIGTMSLGRFSPASNGGITLAQIAHAYFGRFGNALLALIVITACLKTAVGLTAAFGDTLHTMFPKVSYIFLISGACLIPAILANIGLTQLITYSTPILMSLYPLAIVLISLAVLSPWLGTSRWLFAMTTAWTLIPALLAGLVALPQSLRQAHWLRVLVHLNASLPLAELGLGWTVPALIGLILGLGGRYWQRRQTV, encoded by the coding sequence ATGCAAAACCGTTTAACCGGTCGTCAATTGCTCTTTATTAGTACCATGTTATTTGGCTTATTTTTTGGCGCTGGTAATTTAATTTTTCCAATTTATCTTGGGCAACAGGCCGGCCAACATGTCGGGCCAGCGATTATCGGTCTTCTAATTACAGGTATTGGCTTACCATTGTTGGGCGTAATTGGGATTGGACTAACGCGCAGTGCCGGCGTTTTTGCACTCGCAACAAAGGTAAGTCGGCCTTACGCCTATATTTTTACAATCCTGTTGTACTTCACTTTAGGTCCACTATTTGCAATGCCGCGGTTAGCGACCACGGCCTTTCAGATCGGATTAGTGCCGTTTTTAACCAAATCGCAGCAATCTTGGGCCTTACTAGCCTTTTCCTTAGGCTTCTTCGGCGTTACTTGGGGGTTAGCGCGCAATCCAGGCCAAATCATGACTTATATTGGCAAATGGTTAACACCAATTTTTTTGCTTTTATTAGGTAGTCTGATGTTAGTCGCCCTCGTTAAACCGTTGGGCAATTTCAACGTCGTAGCCCAAGGCGCTTACGTTACCCATCCCATTTTAACCGGATTCACTGAAGGCTATAATACCATGGATGCCTTGGCGGCTTTAGCCTTTGGTATTATCGTGGTTGATGCGATTCGTGGATTGGGCGTCACCGAACCAAAACAAATTGCCACTGACACTATCAAAGCTGGTCTAATCAGTATGGCACTCATGGCCTTGATCTATACTTTATTAGCCGTGATTGGGACAATGAGTTTAGGGCGCTTTAGTCCCGCAAGTAACGGTGGGATTACCTTGGCACAGATTGCGCATGCCTACTTCGGTCGCTTTGGGAATGCGCTCTTAGCTTTGATTGTCATCACCGCATGTCTCAAAACGGCCGTCGGATTGACTGCGGCTTTTGGTGACACATTACACACCATGTTTCCTAAAGTTTCCTACATTTTTTTAATTAGTGGGGCTTGTTTAATTCCAGCTATTTTAGCTAATATCGGTCTCACGCAATTAATTACGTACTCAACGCCCATTTTAATGAGCCTGTATCCACTCGCAATTGTCCTTATTTCATTGGCTGTGCTCTCACCATGGCTGGGCACGTCTCGCTGGTTATTTGCGATGACCACCGCTTGGACGTTAATTCCCGCATTGCTAGCAGGCTTAGTCGCCTTACCACAATCCTTGCGCCAAGCCCATTGGCTACGTGTCCTGGTGCATTTAAATGCCTCCTTACCATTGGCAGAACTCGGTCTTGGCTGGACTGTTCCAGCTCTAATTGGCTTAATTCTGGGTCTGGGTGGTCGTTATTGGCAGCGCCGGCAAACTGTTTAA
- a CDS encoding methyltransferase domain-containing protein: MNKMARGIQFVQANLGLFRCLVCDQPYDRIEGQSVGCVNGHQLDFSKKGTLYFLTHQVQSEYDAAMLAARRRILQAGFFRPIVEAINAQLPASPQRILDIGSGEGTPLADLLQLHQQPKDVGIGFDISKAGVNLATQLPTAAYYCVADLAQLPFTAQSFTAIMDVFSPSAYQEFERVLVPGGRLLKVIPNSDYLVELRHLLFKPTDRQYHYDNQRVLDLFQQHYPHATQQRIHYEFDLGAVDFADLLVMTPLHWGANAASLAAATATGLDKITVDVSLLTMTK; encoded by the coding sequence GTGAATAAAATGGCGCGCGGTATTCAGTTTGTCCAAGCTAATCTGGGCTTGTTTCGGTGTTTAGTTTGTGACCAACCTTATGACCGGATTGAAGGACAGAGTGTCGGTTGTGTTAATGGCCATCAACTTGATTTTTCCAAAAAAGGGACGTTGTATTTTTTGACGCATCAAGTGCAAAGTGAATATGATGCGGCGATGTTAGCAGCGCGGCGACGAATTCTACAGGCTGGCTTTTTTCGGCCAATTGTTGAAGCAATCAATGCCCAATTACCGGCAAGTCCACAACGGATTTTAGATATCGGTAGTGGGGAAGGGACGCCATTAGCCGATTTGTTGCAATTGCATCAACAACCAAAAGATGTGGGAATTGGGTTTGATATTAGTAAGGCGGGGGTAAATCTTGCAACCCAGTTACCCACGGCGGCTTACTATTGTGTGGCTGATTTGGCCCAGCTCCCCTTTACAGCCCAGTCTTTTACAGCAATCATGGATGTCTTTTCACCATCCGCTTATCAGGAATTTGAACGGGTCTTGGTACCGGGTGGCCGACTATTAAAGGTTATTCCAAATAGTGACTATTTAGTGGAATTACGGCATTTATTATTCAAGCCAACAGACCGTCAATATCATTATGATAATCAGCGGGTCTTAGATTTGTTCCAGCAACACTATCCCCATGCCACCCAACAACGGATTCATTATGAATTTGATTTAGGGGCGGTTGATTTTGCTGACTTATTGGTGATGACACCCTTACATTGGGGGGCCAATGCGGCTAGTTTAGCTGCGGCAACCGCGACTGGTTTGGACAAAATCACGGTCGATGTTAGTTTGTTAACGATGACCAAGTAG
- the rpsN gene encoding 30S ribosomal protein S14, whose translation MAKKSKIAKERRIEATVARYADRRAAMKAAGDYAGLATLPRNASPVRIHRRDHLDGRPHAYLRKFGMSRLNFRRLAHAGQIPGVKKASW comes from the coding sequence ATGGCTAAAAAATCTAAAATTGCTAAAGAACGCCGCATCGAAGCCACAGTTGCCCGTTATGCCGACCGGCGCGCTGCCATGAAGGCTGCCGGCGATTACGCTGGGTTAGCAACCTTACCACGCAACGCTTCGCCTGTTCGTATTCATCGTCGGGATCACCTTGATGGTCGTCCCCACGCTTATTTACGAAAGTTTGGGATGTCCCGGTTGAACTTCCGACGCTTAGCACATGCCGGTCAAATTCCTGGTGTCAAGAAAGCCAGCTGGTAA